From the Streptomyces sp. KMM 9044 genome, one window contains:
- a CDS encoding lytic transglycosylase domain-containing protein encodes MSRISVRGFAVASATAVTAVGSVVGVASGSVAQTGNDAEATAAGTTLLADIPAGQQVEVQTASLTQQAETMAIAADTSAKKDAEEAARKAAAETAIAKKQEAAEKAAKAEKEAKEREEAEKAASRSKTASASAADFAVQSSYSVAEVQAMARQLIPADQFQCFSNIVDHESTWNYKAVNPSSGAYGLVQALPGTKMASAGADWQTNPATQIKWGLNYMNDRYGSPCGAWSFWQANNWY; translated from the coding sequence GTGAGCCGGATTTCGGTCCGGGGATTCGCAGTGGCTTCGGCCACCGCGGTCACCGCTGTCGGAAGTGTCGTCGGCGTTGCGTCGGGCAGTGTGGCGCAGACCGGTAATGACGCCGAGGCGACGGCGGCCGGCACCACGCTGCTCGCGGACATCCCTGCGGGCCAGCAGGTCGAGGTGCAGACCGCGTCCCTGACGCAGCAGGCCGAAACCATGGCCATCGCCGCGGACACGAGCGCCAAGAAGGACGCGGAGGAAGCGGCCCGCAAGGCAGCCGCCGAGACCGCGATCGCCAAGAAGCAGGAAGCCGCCGAAAAGGCGGCCAAGGCGGAGAAGGAAGCCAAGGAGCGCGAGGAGGCCGAGAAGGCCGCCAGCCGTTCCAAGACGGCCTCCGCGTCCGCCGCCGACTTCGCGGTGCAGAGCTCGTACAGCGTCGCCGAGGTCCAGGCGATGGCCCGGCAGTTGATTCCGGCTGACCAGTTCCAGTGCTTCAGCAACATCGTGGACCACGAGTCCACCTGGAACTACAAGGCCGTCAACCCATCCTCCGGTGCCTACGGTCTCGTCCAGGCACTGCCGGGAACCAAGATGGCCTCCGCCGGCGCCGACTGGCAGACCAACCCGGCGACCCAGATCAAGTGGGGCCTCAACTACATGAACGACCGCTACGGAAGCCCCTGTGGCGCCTGGTCGTTCTGGCAGGCCAACAACTGGTACTAG
- a CDS encoding PhoH family protein, whose protein sequence is MVTSTKRHKPDRRTYVIDTSVLLADPNALSRFDEHEVVLPVVVVTELEAKRHHPELGYFARQALRLLDDFRVRYGRLDAPLPIGDLGGTLRVELNHSDPGLLPSGYRLGDNDTRILAVARNLQAEGFDVTVVSKDLPLRIKASSVGLLAEEYRAELAVTDASGWTGMSELTLPGEQVDVLFEEGRVYVPEAADLPVHTGLTIQSERGKALGRVTPEGNVRLVRGDREAFGIKGRSAEQRIALDLLLDPDVGILSLGGRAGTGKSALALCAGLEAVLERRQHQKVMVFRPLYAVGGQELGYLPGSEAEKMSPWAQAVFDTLSAVTSREVIEEVTARGMLEVLPLTHIRGRSLHDAFVIVDEAQSLERNVLLTVLSRIGANSRVVLTHDVAQRDNLRVGRYDGVVAVVEKLKGHPLFAHVTLNRSERSQIAALVTEMLEDGHI, encoded by the coding sequence GTGGTGACCAGCACAAAGCGCCACAAGCCCGACCGGCGCACCTATGTCATCGACACCAGCGTCCTGCTGGCCGATCCCAATGCCCTGAGCCGCTTCGACGAGCACGAGGTCGTGCTCCCCGTCGTCGTGGTGACGGAACTGGAGGCCAAGCGGCACCATCCCGAACTCGGCTACTTCGCCCGGCAGGCCCTGCGCCTGCTCGACGACTTCCGGGTGCGGTACGGCCGCCTCGATGCTCCCCTCCCTATCGGGGACCTCGGCGGAACCCTGCGTGTCGAGCTCAACCACTCGGACCCCGGTCTGCTGCCCAGCGGCTACCGACTGGGGGACAACGACACCCGCATCCTCGCGGTCGCCCGCAATCTGCAGGCCGAGGGGTTCGACGTCACCGTCGTGTCGAAGGACCTCCCGCTCAGGATCAAGGCGTCCTCCGTGGGCCTCCTCGCCGAGGAGTACCGCGCCGAGCTCGCCGTCACGGACGCCTCCGGCTGGACCGGAATGTCCGAACTGACCCTGCCCGGCGAGCAGGTGGACGTCCTCTTCGAGGAGGGCCGTGTCTATGTGCCCGAGGCGGCCGACCTGCCCGTGCACACGGGGCTGACCATCCAGTCGGAGCGTGGCAAGGCCCTCGGCCGGGTCACCCCCGAGGGCAACGTCCGGCTGGTGCGCGGTGACCGGGAGGCGTTCGGCATCAAGGGCCGCAGTGCCGAGCAGCGGATCGCGCTCGACCTGCTGCTCGACCCCGACGTGGGAATCCTCTCCCTCGGCGGCCGGGCCGGCACCGGAAAGTCGGCGCTGGCGCTGTGCGCGGGTCTGGAGGCGGTGCTCGAGCGCCGTCAGCACCAGAAGGTGATGGTCTTCCGCCCGTTGTACGCGGTGGGCGGCCAGGAACTCGGCTATCTCCCCGGCAGCGAGGCCGAGAAGATGAGCCCCTGGGCGCAGGCCGTCTTCGACACGCTGTCGGCGGTCACGAGCCGCGAGGTCATCGAGGAGGTCACCGCGCGCGGCATGCTGGAGGTCCTGCCGCTCACGCACATTCGGGGCCGCTCGCTGCACGACGCGTTCGTGATCGTGGACGAGGCCCAGTCGCTGGAACGGAACGTACTGCTGACCGTTCTGTCCCGGATCGGCGCCAATTCGCGGGTCGTCCTGACCCACGACGTCGCCCAGCGGGACAACCTCAGGGTGGGCCGGTACGACGGTGTGGTCGCCGTCGTCGAGAAACTGAAGGGCCATCCGCTCTTCGCCCACGTGACCCTGAACCGGTCCGAGAGGTCCCAGATCGCCGCTCTTGTGACCGAAATGCTGGAGGACGGTCATATCTGA
- a CDS encoding isoprenyl transferase has product MNLRDKLRGLLVRLYARRVEGHLDHDQVPKHIGVIMDGNRRWAKASGSSTVHGHRVGADKIGEFLGWCTETEVEVVTLWLLSTDNFDRPEAELVPLLGIIEDVVRSLAADGRWRVHHVGNPDLLPAGMQISLKEAESATARVDGIVVNVAIGYGGRQEIADAVRSMILDAHEKGTSMEALAEDVDVDMIGRHLYTRAQPDPDLVIRTSGEQRLSGFMLWQTAHSEYYFCEVFWPAFRKVDFLRALRDYAARHRRFGG; this is encoded by the coding sequence GTGAACCTGCGTGACAAGCTGCGCGGCCTGCTGGTCAGGCTGTACGCACGCCGGGTGGAAGGCCACCTGGACCACGATCAGGTGCCGAAGCACATCGGCGTCATCATGGATGGCAACCGTCGTTGGGCGAAGGCCTCGGGTTCCAGCACCGTCCACGGCCACCGGGTTGGCGCGGACAAGATCGGTGAGTTCCTCGGCTGGTGCACCGAGACGGAGGTCGAGGTCGTCACCCTCTGGCTGCTGTCGACGGACAACTTCGACCGGCCCGAGGCGGAACTCGTCCCGCTGCTCGGCATCATCGAGGACGTCGTCCGCAGCCTCGCGGCCGACGGTCGCTGGCGGGTGCACCACGTCGGCAACCCCGACCTGCTGCCGGCCGGGATGCAGATCAGCCTCAAGGAGGCCGAGTCGGCCACCGCGCGGGTCGACGGAATAGTGGTCAACGTCGCGATCGGCTACGGCGGTCGCCAGGAGATCGCCGACGCGGTGCGCTCCATGATTCTCGACGCCCACGAGAAGGGCACCTCGATGGAGGCGCTCGCCGAGGACGTCGACGTCGACATGATCGGACGTCATCTCTACACCCGGGCCCAGCCCGACCCGGACCTGGTCATCCGTACGAGTGGCGAGCAGCGGTTGTCCGGATTCATGCTGTGGCAGACCGCCCATTCGGAGTATTACTTCTGCGAGGTCTTCTGGCCGGCCTTCCGCAAGGTCGACTTCCTGCGCGCGCTGCGCGACTACGCGGCCCGCCACCGGCGTTTCGGCGGCTGA
- a CDS encoding class I SAM-dependent methyltransferase produces the protein MSYGRRSDQCSSFSSSSPLSPLSPLSPSFDELLAEGAAVPTEGWDFSWFEGRATEARPSWEYSRALAARLGAEQGAAAARAVLDVQTGGGEVLSLALDEVRRAAPDSRRPALVVATEGWAPNVAKAAGPLRAQGGFVVAASEGVSGRTAFPFADGVFDLVVSRHPVEAHWREIARVLRSGGSYFAQHVGPSSAYELVEHFLGPQPDEQRNARHPERERREAEAAGLEIVDLRAERLRMEFYDIAAVVHFLRKVVWTVPGFTVEAYLPQLRALHERVLAEGAFVAHSSRHLFDVRKP, from the coding sequence ATGTCTTACGGACGTCGCTCCGACCAGTGCTCTTCCTTTTCCTCCTCCTCCCCTCTCTCTCCTCTCTCCCCTCTCTCTCCTTCCTTTGACGAACTGCTTGCCGAAGGCGCGGCCGTTCCCACTGAGGGGTGGGACTTCTCCTGGTTCGAGGGACGGGCCACCGAGGCTCGGCCCTCCTGGGAGTACTCGCGTGCCCTGGCTGCGCGGTTGGGCGCGGAGCAGGGTGCGGCGGCGGCCAGGGCCGTGCTTGACGTGCAGACCGGGGGAGGGGAGGTGCTGAGCCTCGCCCTCGACGAAGTCCGCCGCGCCGCCCCCGACAGCCGTCGGCCCGCGCTCGTCGTCGCCACCGAAGGCTGGGCGCCCAACGTCGCCAAAGCCGCCGGGCCGCTCCGGGCGCAGGGAGGGTTCGTCGTCGCCGCATCCGAAGGCGTGTCCGGCCGCACGGCGTTCCCCTTCGCCGACGGGGTCTTCGATCTCGTCGTCAGTCGGCATCCCGTCGAAGCCCACTGGCGTGAGATCGCGCGCGTGCTGCGCTCCGGTGGCAGCTACTTCGCCCAGCACGTCGGTCCCAGCAGCGCCTACGAACTCGTCGAGCACTTCCTCGGACCACAGCCGGACGAGCAGCGCAACGCCCGCCATCCCGAACGCGAACGCCGGGAGGCCGAGGCCGCCGGGCTGGAGATCGTCGACCTGCGGGCCGAGCGCCTGCGCATGGAGTTCTACGACATCGCCGCCGTCGTGCACTTCCTGCGCAAGGTGGTCTGGACGGTTCCGGGCTTCACCGTCGAGGCGTACCTGCCCCAGCTGCGTGCCCTGCATGAACGAGTCCTGGCCGAGGGCGCCTTCGTCGCCCACAGCAGCCGTCATCTCTTCGACGTACGCAAGCCCTGA